A stretch of Bacillus pseudomycoides DNA encodes these proteins:
- the phoU gene encoding phosphate signaling complex protein PhoU, producing MVREQFHYDLQTLQQKVIELGELAREALSRSMEGLRKRDVETALEVIDSDYRMDNLEEEINDLALMLITKQQPVASDLRRIFVSIKTATDLERIADHAVNIAKSTIRLGEKDISVNLQSLEQMFTIATNMLKLSLEAYQEENLTSAKQIAEMDDSVDEIYGRAIREFISSISEHPEAITQITQLSFIARYIERVADHITNIAENVFYLVKGKHYLLNE from the coding sequence ATGGTAAGAGAACAATTTCATTATGATTTACAAACATTACAGCAAAAGGTGATTGAACTTGGGGAATTGGCAAGGGAAGCTCTTTCTCGTTCTATGGAAGGGCTTCGGAAGAGAGATGTAGAGACAGCGCTAGAAGTCATTGATAGTGATTACCGTATGGATAATTTAGAAGAAGAAATTAATGATCTTGCACTTATGTTAATTACGAAGCAGCAACCTGTTGCGAGTGATTTGAGAAGAATTTTTGTTTCAATTAAAACAGCAACAGATTTAGAACGTATTGCAGACCATGCTGTAAATATTGCAAAATCAACAATCCGACTTGGAGAAAAAGATATATCTGTCAATTTACAGAGCTTAGAGCAAATGTTTACGATTGCTACGAATATGTTAAAGTTATCGCTAGAAGCATATCAAGAAGAAAATTTGACCTCCGCAAAACAAATTGCAGAGATGGATGATTCTGTTGATGAAATATACGGGAGAGCGATTCGTGAGTTTATTTCCTCTATTTCGGAACATCCTGAAGCGATTACGCAAATTACACAATTATCTTTTATTGCACGTTACATTGAACGTGTAGCAGATCATATTACGAATATTGCTGAGAATGTTTTTTATTTAGTGAAAGGGAAACATTATTTATTAAATGAATAA
- the pstB gene encoding phosphate ABC transporter ATP-binding protein: protein MVATVVNVQVKNETKIESVTKKVVFDTKNLNLWYGEDHALKDVNLSIHENEVTAIIGPSGCGKSTYLKTLNRMVELVPIVRTTGVIEYRDRNIFDKSYPVEELRTHVGMVFQKPNPFPKSIYENVAYGPKIHGIRDKKTLDAIVEKSLRGAAIWDELKDRLHDNAYGLSGGQQQRLCIARCLAIEPDVILMDEPTSALDPISTLKVEELIQELKKDFSIVIVTHNMQQAARISDKTAFFLSGEVVEYTDTNKLFTTPTDKRTEDYITGRFG from the coding sequence ATGGTAGCAACAGTAGTAAATGTACAGGTGAAAAATGAAACGAAAATTGAGTCAGTAACGAAGAAGGTTGTTTTCGATACGAAAAACTTAAACTTATGGTATGGGGAAGATCATGCGTTAAAAGATGTGAATTTAAGTATTCATGAGAATGAAGTAACAGCTATTATTGGACCGAGTGGTTGCGGGAAATCAACATATTTAAAAACATTGAACCGTATGGTAGAGCTAGTACCGATTGTTCGTACAACGGGAGTGATTGAATATCGGGATCGCAATATTTTTGATAAGTCATATCCTGTTGAAGAATTACGTACGCATGTTGGAATGGTGTTCCAGAAGCCGAATCCATTCCCAAAATCTATCTATGAAAATGTTGCCTATGGTCCAAAGATCCATGGCATTCGTGATAAGAAAACACTTGATGCAATTGTTGAAAAAAGCTTACGGGGTGCGGCGATTTGGGATGAATTAAAAGATAGATTGCACGATAATGCATATGGTTTGTCGGGTGGACAACAACAGCGTTTATGTATCGCGCGTTGTTTAGCGATTGAGCCGGATGTAATCTTAATGGATGAACCGACATCAGCATTGGATCCGATTTCTACATTAAAAGTTGAAGAATTAATTCAAGAGTTAAAGAAAGATTTTAGTATTGTCATTGTAACGCATAATATGCAACAGGCTGCACGTATCTCTGATAAAACAGCTTTCTTCTTAAGCGGTGAGGTTGTTGAATATACAGATACGAATAAATTATTTACGACTCCTACAGATAAACGAACAGAAGATTATATTACAGGACGATTTGGTTAA
- the pstA gene encoding phosphate ABC transporter permease PstA, translating into MRILNHKRIKENMASRFWKDKIYKSISYMTMLFSICILIVLIYQIFEKGVNYLSVDFFMNFASRDPKQAGIAAALSGTVLFMSIVVPVSFVFGVGTALYLEHYAKRSVFTRIVELNIQTLAGVPSVVFGLLGLTIFVYGLQLGESIITAAFTMSLLVLPTVVVSSQEAIRMVPDDLLEASYGVGATKWQTMYQIVLPAALPGILTGCVLALSRAIGEAAPLLVIGALAFANYIPFDMFDRFTVLPIQIFNWMSRPQEEFQHVAAASMIVLLGLLLIMNAVVLWLQNRK; encoded by the coding sequence ATGCGAATACTGAATCATAAGAGAATAAAAGAAAATATGGCATCGCGTTTTTGGAAGGATAAAATATATAAGTCGATTTCTTATATGACAATGCTATTTTCTATTTGCATACTAATTGTATTGATTTATCAAATCTTTGAAAAAGGTGTAAATTATCTTTCGGTTGATTTCTTTATGAATTTTGCTTCGCGCGATCCGAAGCAAGCTGGTATTGCAGCAGCATTGTCAGGAACCGTTTTATTTATGAGTATAGTAGTGCCAGTTTCCTTTGTCTTTGGAGTAGGTACAGCTCTTTATTTAGAACATTATGCTAAGCGATCTGTATTCACAAGAATCGTAGAATTAAATATTCAAACATTAGCGGGTGTGCCATCGGTTGTGTTTGGATTGCTTGGATTAACCATTTTTGTATATGGACTTCAGTTAGGAGAGAGTATCATAACTGCAGCATTTACAATGAGTCTTCTTGTACTGCCAACTGTCGTCGTATCAAGTCAAGAAGCGATTCGTATGGTGCCAGATGATCTGTTAGAAGCTTCGTACGGTGTTGGTGCTACAAAATGGCAAACGATGTATCAAATTGTATTACCAGCTGCTTTGCCAGGAATCTTAACAGGATGTGTTTTGGCGTTATCGAGGGCAATTGGGGAGGCGGCACCGCTGTTAGTTATTGGGGCGCTTGCCTTTGCTAACTATATTCCATTTGACATGTTTGATAGATTTACAGTTTTACCAATTCAAATCTTTAATTGGATGAGTAGACCGCAGGAGGAATTTCAACATGTGGCAGCAGCCAGTATGATTGTTTTATTAGGATTGTTGCTTATTATGAATGCGGTTGTCTTATGGTTACAAAATCGTAAGTAG
- the pstC gene encoding phosphate ABC transporter permease subunit PstC, with product MARNDKSQITFSVQHLIERNTIKRKKTQRINRMVPLLLKAIASISIITTIGIIVTIANETIMFFHEIPIYFFVAGKEWLPFFEEPKFGILPLICGTVLVTTIAMIVAIPIGLGCAIFLNEYASHFARKVLKPILELLAGIPTIVYGFFALTIVTPALQHVIPNLQFFNAISPGVVIGIMMVPTIASLSEDAMGAVSKGIKEASLGLGATRFETVRKIVFPAAFTGIMAAILLAASRAIGETMIVVIAGGSTPNVSINPTHSIQTLTAYIVQVSLGDAPHGTITYYSMYAVGATLLIFTFTMNLISQQVMRRFRKAI from the coding sequence TTGGCTCGAAATGACAAAAGTCAAATTACATTTTCTGTACAACATTTGATTGAAAGAAACACAATCAAAAGAAAAAAAACGCAGCGAATCAATCGAATGGTTCCGTTATTATTAAAGGCGATTGCTAGCATATCTATCATAACAACAATCGGTATTATCGTTACGATAGCAAATGAAACGATTATGTTTTTTCATGAAATACCAATATATTTTTTTGTTGCTGGAAAAGAATGGTTGCCGTTTTTTGAAGAGCCGAAGTTTGGGATACTTCCTCTTATATGTGGGACCGTACTTGTAACAACAATTGCTATGATAGTAGCTATTCCAATTGGGCTAGGATGTGCCATATTTTTAAATGAATATGCATCACACTTTGCTAGAAAAGTGTTAAAGCCCATTTTAGAATTACTAGCTGGTATTCCTACAATTGTATATGGATTTTTTGCTTTAACAATTGTTACACCAGCCCTGCAGCATGTCATTCCGAATTTACAGTTCTTTAACGCAATTAGTCCGGGGGTTGTTATAGGGATTATGATGGTGCCAACAATTGCTTCTCTTTCTGAAGATGCGATGGGAGCTGTATCTAAAGGAATAAAAGAGGCCTCACTTGGGCTAGGTGCAACGCGTTTTGAAACGGTGCGAAAGATTGTATTTCCAGCTGCTTTTACTGGTATTATGGCTGCAATTTTATTAGCAGCTTCACGTGCAATTGGTGAAACGATGATTGTGGTCATTGCTGGAGGTTCAACTCCCAATGTATCGATAAATCCGACGCATTCCATTCAAACCTTAACGGCTTATATTGTGCAAGTAAGTTTAGGCGATGCCCCACACGGAACGATCACATACTACAGCATGTACGCGGTAGGTGCGACGTTACTTATATTTACATTCACGATGAATTTGATCTCACAGCAGGTTATGCGCCGTTTTAGAAAGGCGATATAA
- a CDS encoding PstS family phosphate ABC transporter substrate-binding protein, giving the protein MKWTRKYIKMLAISACFMFSHVSTISAVNDMREVRVDGSSTVFPIMEAIAEEYTKKDPRVKISISISGTGGGFHRFGKGEVDINNASRKVKQVEEDFMRKNSIQFTPFEIAYDGLTIIVNRQNTWADNMTIEELRLLWSENGKTKRWSHIHPKWPHEKVQFYAPGVDSGTYDYFQSVVLQNNRLAKTVSLSEDDQVIMQGVMNDKNAIAFVGYAYYMANQDKVKAIKVNGVQPTKETIQTGTYKPLSRSLFAYVNHDSIRNNSSVAEYVTFMMQHAGGLAEEVGYVKLPQKKYSEQLRMLTEIKR; this is encoded by the coding sequence GTGAAGTGGACAAGAAAATATATCAAAATGTTAGCAATATCAGCATGTTTTATGTTTTCGCACGTGTCTACTATATCCGCTGTTAATGATATGAGGGAAGTAAGAGTTGATGGATCCTCAACCGTCTTTCCCATTATGGAGGCGATAGCGGAAGAATACACAAAGAAAGACCCGCGTGTAAAAATTTCTATTAGTATATCTGGGACAGGAGGAGGATTTCATCGTTTTGGAAAAGGTGAAGTAGATATTAATAATGCTTCACGTAAGGTGAAACAAGTCGAAGAAGATTTTATGAGGAAAAACTCCATCCAGTTTACACCATTTGAAATCGCTTATGATGGCCTCACAATTATTGTGAATCGTCAAAATACATGGGCAGATAATATGACAATAGAGGAGTTACGTCTATTATGGAGCGAAAATGGAAAAACGAAACGATGGTCACATATTCATCCGAAATGGCCGCATGAAAAGGTGCAATTCTATGCACCAGGTGTTGATTCCGGTACGTATGATTATTTTCAAAGTGTTGTTTTGCAGAATAATCGCCTTGCAAAAACAGTTTCTTTATCTGAAGACGATCAAGTCATTATGCAAGGGGTAATGAATGATAAAAATGCAATTGCATTTGTGGGGTATGCGTACTATATGGCGAATCAAGATAAGGTAAAGGCTATAAAAGTAAATGGTGTACAACCAACGAAAGAAACTATTCAAACGGGTACTTATAAGCCATTGTCAAGATCGTTATTTGCTTATGTAAATCATGATTCTATTCGAAATAACAGTAGCGTGGCAGAGTATGTGACATTTATGATGCAACATGCGGGCGGGCTTGCTGAAGAAGTTGGATATGTTAAGTTACCACAAAAGAAATATAGTGAACAGCTGCGGATGTTAACAGAAATAAAAAGATAA
- a CDS encoding penicillin-binding protein 2: protein MSKKKKKKKTHVPFRLNVLFFCVFLMFSAIIVKLGMVQIVHGEDYKNEVEKKENSTISNPVPRGKIFDRYGRPVVDNNPVRTITFTRMKGSTSEERLETAKKLAEYIEVLPDKLTERDKKDYWLSLHEDEAKEKITKKDQAELKAKKIDDKEIAERQRNRVTEAEINQLTAEDLEILAIKSKMDGGYAMTPQIIKKDVTPKEYAIISENLALLPGVDTTVDWDRKYTYDDMFRSVLGGVTSSDEGLPRERLDYFLVRDYNRNDRVGKSYIEQQYEDTLHGTKAEVRNVTDKDGNILETINVSKGQRGNDLNLTIDMELQKRVEEIISKSLMQYKGSQPMLDRAFVVMMNPKNGEVLSMAGKQLVEKDGKTEVDDFALGTMTSSYPMGSTVKGATVLTGYQMGAIRPGDVMFDEPIVLKGTKPKKSWKNMGYIDDLTALKMSSNVYMFRTAMNIANVQYTRGGTLDIKKKSFEDMRYYFSQFGLGVKTGIDLPNETPGIKGSDYTPGYLLDLAIGQYDTYTPLQLAQYVSTIANGGYRMQPQVVKEIRQPTSKPDEVGKVIQSMEPKVLNRVDMSEEHIKRVQEGFRQVFNDQGGTGTKYFTGASYKAAGKTGTAQTVYGGDKEIGREATGQRKETYNLTLVGYAPLDNPEVAFSVVVPWVDDKAGINGYIGREIMDAYFDLKKQEVTGEAPKDEKDKKGKEE, encoded by the coding sequence ATGAGTAAAAAGAAGAAAAAAAAGAAGACCCACGTTCCGTTTCGGCTTAACGTGTTGTTTTTTTGTGTGTTTTTAATGTTTTCAGCGATTATTGTGAAGCTTGGAATGGTACAAATTGTACATGGTGAAGATTATAAAAATGAGGTCGAAAAAAAAGAGAACTCAACCATAAGTAATCCAGTTCCACGTGGGAAAATCTTTGACAGATATGGTCGCCCGGTTGTAGATAATAATCCAGTTCGTACGATTACGTTTACAAGAATGAAGGGATCAACTTCAGAAGAACGTTTAGAAACGGCGAAAAAACTAGCGGAGTATATTGAAGTATTGCCAGATAAATTAACAGAACGTGATAAAAAAGATTATTGGCTTTCTTTACATGAAGATGAAGCAAAAGAAAAGATTACAAAGAAAGACCAAGCAGAGCTTAAAGCAAAGAAAATTGATGATAAAGAAATTGCAGAGCGTCAGCGTAATCGCGTGACCGAAGCAGAAATCAATCAGTTAACGGCGGAAGATTTAGAAATACTTGCAATTAAGAGTAAAATGGATGGCGGATATGCAATGACACCGCAAATCATAAAAAAAGATGTAACACCAAAAGAATATGCAATCATTAGTGAAAATTTAGCATTGTTGCCAGGTGTAGATACGACAGTTGATTGGGATCGTAAATACACTTATGATGATATGTTCCGTAGTGTACTTGGTGGTGTAACAAGCTCAGATGAAGGGTTGCCAAGAGAACGACTAGATTATTTTCTTGTTCGAGATTATAACCGTAACGACCGCGTTGGTAAAAGTTATATTGAACAACAGTACGAGGATACGCTTCATGGTACAAAAGCAGAAGTGAGAAATGTTACAGACAAAGACGGGAATATTTTAGAAACAATAAACGTTTCTAAAGGACAACGAGGAAACGATTTGAATTTAACAATTGATATGGAACTGCAAAAGCGTGTAGAAGAAATTATTTCGAAGAGTTTAATGCAGTATAAAGGTTCACAACCAATGTTAGACCGTGCGTTTGTTGTGATGATGAACCCGAAAAATGGTGAAGTTTTATCTATGGCTGGAAAACAACTTGTGGAAAAAGATGGGAAAACAGAAGTAGATGACTTTGCATTAGGAACAATGACAAGTTCTTATCCGATGGGTTCAACTGTAAAAGGTGCTACGGTGCTAACGGGATACCAAATGGGTGCTATTAGACCAGGTGATGTAATGTTTGATGAACCAATTGTCTTAAAGGGTACAAAGCCTAAAAAATCTTGGAAAAACATGGGGTATATTGATGATCTTACTGCTTTAAAGATGTCATCTAACGTATACATGTTTAGAACAGCTATGAACATTGCTAATGTACAATATACTAGAGGTGGTACTTTAGATATTAAGAAAAAATCATTTGAGGACATGCGTTATTATTTCAGTCAATTTGGCCTTGGGGTAAAAACAGGTATTGACTTGCCAAACGAAACACCTGGAATTAAAGGATCGGATTATACACCGGGTTATTTATTAGATTTAGCAATCGGACAGTATGATACATATACCCCACTTCAATTAGCACAATATGTATCTACAATTGCAAATGGTGGTTATCGTATGCAACCGCAAGTTGTAAAAGAAATTCGCCAGCCAACATCTAAACCGGACGAAGTTGGGAAAGTAATTCAATCAATGGAACCAAAAGTATTAAATCGTGTTGATATGTCTGAAGAACACATCAAACGTGTGCAAGAAGGGTTTAGACAAGTGTTCAATGACCAGGGGGGCACTGGGACAAAATACTTTACTGGTGCATCATATAAAGCTGCTGGAAAAACTGGAACCGCTCAGACAGTTTATGGTGGCGATAAAGAAATTGGAAGAGAGGCAACAGGGCAACGTAAAGAAACTTATAATTTAACGCTAGTAGGCTACGCGCCGCTTGATAATCCAGAGGTGGCATTCTCTGTTGTCGTTCCATGGGTTGATGATAAAGCTGGAATTAACGGATACATCGGTCGTGAAATTATGGATGCTTACTTTGATTTGAAAAAACAAGAAGTAACGGGTGAAGCGCCAAAAGATGAGAAAGATAAAAAAGGAAAAGAAGAATAA
- a CDS encoding MFS transporter translates to MKWKHVIGDVEVNRDLILLLVMGGLYTLAISLSNTFVNIYLWKQTQNYVSLGLYNLASAVLQLLTFLFAGKLAKRIDRAILLRVGVGTLATFFIVVLLAGTHASHYILLLGGLLGIGYGFYWLAFNLLTFEITEPETRDFFNGFLGLLTSFSGMIGPIAAGYTISRMEKWSGYTVIFFLSLSLFAIAVVISFFLSKRECEGHYEIVQVLKERKIDKNWGRITRAHFFQGLREGTFIFVISVYVYLTSGSEFALGKYSLVNSAVSFVCYYLVARMLKKEWRKKSILLGGIILYVVVFLVIFQVTYVKLLIYAACIAIAYPILLVPYGSMTYDVIGRAKQAREWRVEYIVVRELWLNGGRICSILSFLCAVSFFAPAKSLPVLLCILGAGHLLIYFAVRNVKYEEGNPNKTRIPAPETTQNHTEREG, encoded by the coding sequence ATGAAGTGGAAACATGTAATTGGCGATGTCGAGGTGAATCGTGACTTAATATTGTTGCTTGTTATGGGCGGATTATACACGCTCGCGATTTCTTTATCCAATACGTTTGTTAACATTTATTTATGGAAGCAAACACAAAATTATGTGAGCCTTGGGTTGTATAATTTAGCAAGTGCTGTATTACAGCTACTAACATTTCTTTTTGCAGGAAAATTAGCAAAGCGGATAGATCGTGCTATTTTACTGCGAGTAGGAGTTGGAACGTTAGCGACTTTTTTTATTGTTGTTTTACTTGCAGGGACGCATGCTTCTCATTACATTTTATTACTTGGTGGTCTTCTTGGAATTGGATACGGTTTTTATTGGCTGGCATTTAATCTGTTGACATTTGAGATTACGGAACCGGAAACACGTGATTTTTTTAACGGTTTTCTTGGTCTTCTCACATCATTCTCGGGAATGATCGGGCCAATAGCAGCGGGATATACCATTTCACGTATGGAAAAATGGAGTGGTTATACAGTTATTTTTTTTCTTTCTTTATCTTTATTTGCAATTGCTGTTGTCATAAGCTTCTTTTTATCGAAAAGAGAATGTGAAGGGCACTATGAAATTGTTCAAGTTTTGAAAGAACGTAAGATTGATAAAAACTGGGGAAGGATTACACGCGCACACTTTTTTCAAGGATTAAGGGAAGGAACATTTATTTTTGTTATTTCTGTATATGTCTATTTAACATCAGGGAGCGAATTTGCATTAGGAAAGTATAGTTTAGTGAATTCCGCTGTTTCATTTGTATGCTATTACTTGGTTGCACGTATGTTAAAAAAGGAATGGAGAAAAAAATCGATTTTACTTGGTGGAATTATTTTGTATGTCGTTGTATTTTTAGTTATTTTTCAGGTTACATATGTGAAATTGCTCATTTATGCAGCGTGTATCGCTATTGCTTATCCAATTTTGCTCGTTCCATATGGTTCTATGACATATGATGTAATTGGAAGAGCGAAGCAGGCGAGAGAGTGGCGTGTTGAGTATATTGTTGTACGAGAGCTATGGTTGAACGGTGGAAGAATATGTTCCATTCTAAGTTTCTTATGTGCAGTATCATTTTTTGCGCCAGCAAAAAGCTTACCTGTTTTATTATGTATTCTCGGAGCTGGACATTTACTTATTTATTTTGCTGTTAGAAATGTCAAATATGAGGAAGGAAATCCAAATAAAACAAGGATTCCAGCACCTGAAACAACACAAAATCATACCGAACGAGAAGGTTAA
- the sodA gene encoding superoxide dismutase [Mn] — MAKHELPNLPYAYDALEPHFDKETMNIHHTKHHNTYVTNLNAALEGHAELADKSVEELVANLNEVPEAIRTAVRNNGGGHANHTFFWTILSPNGGGQPVGELAAAIEAKFGSFDAFKEEFAKAGATRFGSGWAWLVVNNGELEVTSTPNQDSPLTEGKTPVIGLDVWEHAYYLHYQNRRPDYIGAFWNVVDWNAAEKRYQEAK, encoded by the coding sequence ATGGCAAAACATGAATTACCAAATTTACCTTATGCGTATGATGCTTTAGAACCTCACTTTGATAAAGAAACAATGAACATCCATCATACAAAACACCACAACACTTACGTAACAAATTTAAACGCTGCGCTAGAAGGTCATGCAGAACTAGCTGACAAAAGTGTTGAAGAATTAGTTGCAAACTTAAATGAAGTACCAGAAGCAATTCGTACTGCAGTACGCAACAACGGTGGCGGACATGCGAACCATACTTTCTTCTGGACAATTCTATCTCCAAACGGTGGTGGACAACCTGTAGGTGAACTTGCAGCTGCAATTGAAGCGAAATTCGGTAGCTTTGATGCATTCAAAGAAGAATTCGCGAAAGCTGGTGCAACTCGCTTCGGTTCTGGTTGGGCTTGGTTAGTAGTAAACAATGGTGAGCTAGAAGTAACAAGCACTCCAAACCAAGATTCTCCTTTAACAGAAGGTAAAACTCCAGTTATCGGTTTAGATGTTTGGGAGCATGCTTACTACTTACATTACCAAAACCGTCGTCCTGACTACATCGGTGCATTCTGGAACGTTGTAGACTGGAACGCAGCTGAAAAGCGTTACCAAGAAGCTAAATAA
- a CDS encoding DUF1189 domain-containing protein, translated as MSIFTQLIKSLYSPKDMALFRFQKMGKTILYVMLLCLIATIPKTFIFGNFVQEIVSTVHQSIEKDLPDFKIENGELHTDIKEPIIKEDGDFVFVFDPNATNTDAYTNKQGVFVLKDKVVSINNNQTQSQSYSDFGNGTFEKKDIQGIVSAVDNIYPFLMFGVGIAIYLYQLFISFLGTTILAFIGSAMVGQRKVSYKQVWTLTAYSYTIPTIFFMIMNAFNINVPGTFLLYTAIILIVLYLTIKEIPKPKEKHEL; from the coding sequence ATGTCCATCTTTACACAACTAATAAAAAGTTTATATTCGCCAAAGGACATGGCACTTTTTCGTTTTCAAAAAATGGGGAAAACGATTCTGTACGTCATGTTATTATGCCTAATCGCAACGATTCCAAAAACTTTTATATTCGGAAATTTCGTACAAGAGATCGTTTCTACCGTGCACCAATCAATTGAAAAAGATCTCCCGGATTTTAAAATTGAGAATGGTGAACTTCATACCGACATCAAAGAACCTATTATAAAAGAAGATGGAGATTTTGTTTTCGTATTTGATCCTAATGCAACAAATACGGATGCATATACAAATAAACAAGGTGTATTCGTTTTAAAAGATAAAGTTGTATCTATTAATAACAATCAAACACAAAGTCAATCTTACAGTGACTTCGGTAATGGGACATTTGAGAAAAAAGATATCCAAGGTATTGTATCAGCCGTTGATAATATCTATCCATTTCTCATGTTTGGTGTTGGAATAGCTATTTACTTGTACCAATTATTTATTTCGTTCCTAGGTACAACTATTTTAGCCTTTATCGGTTCAGCAATGGTTGGTCAGCGAAAAGTATCTTACAAACAAGTTTGGACGTTAACAGCTTACAGCTATACAATTCCAACTATTTTCTTTATGATTATGAATGCATTCAACATAAATGTGCCAGGAACATTCCTTCTGTACACTGCCATCATTTTAATTGTACTGTACTTAACCATTAAAGAAATACCAAAACCTAAGGAAAAACACGAACTATAA
- the ispG gene encoding flavodoxin-dependent (E)-4-hydroxy-3-methylbut-2-enyl-diphosphate synthase → MTHRTKTRPVKVGNLTIGGNNELIIQSMTTTKTHDVEATVAEIKRLEEAGCQIVRVAVPDERAANAIADIKKQINIPLVADIHFDYRLALKAIESGIDKVRINPGNIGRRHKVEAVVNAAKERGIPIRIGVNAGSLERHILEKYGYPTADGMVESALHHIKILEDLDFHDIIVSMKASDVNLAIEAYEKAARAFDYPLHLGITESGTLFAGTVKSAAGLGAILSKGLGNTLRISLSADPVEEVKVARELLKSFGLASNAATLISCPTCGRIEIDLISIANEVEEYISTLKVPIKVAVLGCAVNGPGEAREADIGIAGARGEGLLFRKGKVVRKVPEETMVEELKKEIDVIAAEMAANQEKEKQEQK, encoded by the coding sequence ATGACTCATCGTACAAAAACACGTCCTGTTAAAGTTGGTAATTTAACAATTGGCGGTAATAATGAATTAATTATACAAAGTATGACAACAACAAAAACGCATGATGTAGAAGCAACTGTTGCCGAAATCAAACGTTTAGAAGAAGCGGGTTGTCAAATCGTCCGCGTTGCTGTTCCAGACGAACGTGCAGCAAACGCAATTGCTGATATTAAAAAACAAATTAACATCCCACTTGTTGCTGATATTCACTTTGATTATCGCCTTGCATTAAAAGCAATTGAAAGCGGTATTGATAAAGTACGTATCAACCCAGGTAACATCGGGCGTCGTCATAAAGTAGAAGCGGTTGTAAATGCTGCGAAAGAACGCGGTATTCCAATTCGTATTGGTGTAAATGCTGGTTCATTAGAACGTCACATTTTAGAAAAGTATGGTTACCCTACTGCAGATGGTATGGTTGAAAGTGCACTTCATCATATTAAAATTTTAGAGGATCTAGATTTCCATGATATTATCGTATCAATGAAAGCCTCTGATGTTAATTTGGCAATTGAAGCATATGAAAAAGCAGCTCGTGCTTTTGATTATCCATTGCACTTAGGTATTACAGAATCCGGAACATTATTTGCCGGAACTGTAAAAAGTGCTGCTGGTCTTGGAGCGATTTTAAGTAAAGGTCTCGGAAATACACTTCGTATTTCATTAAGTGCTGATCCAGTTGAAGAAGTAAAAGTTGCTCGCGAATTGTTAAAATCATTCGGTCTTGCATCAAACGCTGCAACACTTATTTCTTGTCCAACATGCGGTCGTATCGAAATCGATCTTATCAGTATTGCAAATGAAGTAGAAGAATACATCTCTACACTGAAAGTACCAATTAAAGTTGCTGTACTTGGTTGTGCTGTAAACGGTCCTGGTGAAGCTCGTGAAGCAGATATCGGTATTGCTGGTGCACGCGGAGAAGGTTTATTATTCCGTAAAGGGAAAGTGGTTCGTAAAGTACCAGAAGAAACAATGGTAGAAGAACTGAAAAAAGAAATCGATGTAATTGCTGCTGAAATGGCTGCAAATCAAGAAAAAGAAAAACAAGAGCAAAAATAA
- a CDS encoding Fur family transcriptional regulator: protein MNLTEALRLMKEKGYKHTGKREEMLRLFAAHNRYLTAKDVLEHMKDDYPGLSFDTIYRNLTVFAEIGVLEQTELNGEKHFRFTCSVMEHHHHFICLDCGGTKEITSCPMDFMNKDFTGYEVTGHKFEIYGRCPKCAK, encoded by the coding sequence ATGAATCTGACAGAAGCTTTACGCCTTATGAAGGAAAAAGGCTATAAACACACTGGAAAAAGGGAAGAAATGTTACGTTTATTTGCGGCTCATAATCGTTATTTAACCGCAAAAGACGTCTTAGAGCATATGAAAGATGATTATCCAGGATTAAGTTTTGATACAATCTATCGTAATTTAACGGTATTTGCTGAAATTGGTGTTTTGGAGCAAACGGAACTAAATGGAGAAAAGCATTTTCGTTTTACATGTTCTGTTATGGAACATCACCATCACTTTATTTGTTTGGATTGTGGTGGTACAAAAGAAATTACTTCCTGCCCAATGGATTTTATGAATAAAGATTTTACTGGATATGAAGTAACAGGACATAAGTTTGAAATATATGGGCGTTGCCCAAAGTGTGCAAAATAA